A single region of the Acidimicrobiales bacterium genome encodes:
- a CDS encoding ABC transporter ATP-binding protein: MLEVANLEVVYNEVILVLRGLSIEVRDGQIVALLGANGAGKTTATRAITGLLDVHEGKVTKGTVTLDGDRIDGLEPAQIVRLGISQVMEGRRVFAELTVDENLVTGGITSNDRKAIAESHERVMTMFPILAERRNSTAGYLSGGEQQMLAIGRALMSNPQLLILDEPSLGLAPKLVAQIRDHIVEINQSGTSVLLIEQNANMALSIADYGYIMETGKVVMDGEAAKLLKDEDVKEFYLGLHGDEGERKSFRDVKHYKRRKRWLS; encoded by the coding sequence ATGCTTGAAGTCGCGAATTTGGAGGTCGTATACAACGAGGTGATCCTCGTCCTTCGCGGCCTGTCAATTGAAGTGCGAGATGGGCAGATTGTCGCTCTCCTGGGAGCCAACGGTGCCGGAAAGACCACGGCTACCAGAGCCATCACCGGATTGTTAGACGTTCATGAGGGCAAGGTCACCAAAGGAACCGTCACTCTTGATGGTGATCGCATCGACGGTCTAGAACCGGCACAAATTGTGCGATTGGGGATCTCGCAGGTGATGGAAGGTCGCCGTGTGTTCGCCGAATTGACGGTTGACGAAAATCTCGTGACCGGGGGCATTACCAGTAACGACCGCAAGGCAATTGCCGAGTCACACGAACGGGTGATGACAATGTTCCCCATTCTGGCCGAGCGCCGTAATTCGACGGCGGGGTATCTATCGGGTGGTGAACAGCAGATGCTGGCCATTGGTCGAGCCCTAATGTCCAACCCGCAGTTGCTGATCCTCGACGAACCATCCCTAGGCCTTGCTCCCAAGTTGGTGGCACAAATCCGTGACCACATCGTCGAGATCAACCAGTCTGGGACCAGCGTCCTTCTTATCGAACAGAACGCCAACATGGCCCTGTCGATCGCGGACTATGGCTACATCATGGAGACCGGAAAGGTTGTCATGGATGGCGAGGCGGCCAAGCTCCTAAAGGACGAGGACGTAAAAGAGTTTTATCTGGGCCTGCACGGAGACGAGGGTGAACGCAAGTCGTTCCGCGATGTGAAGCACTACAAGCGGCGTAAGCGGTGGCTGTCGTGA